From Brucella anthropi ATCC 49188:
CAGACCCATCTGCAGCGTGTTCTGGGTGAAAGCTTCATGGTCGTGCAGGACCAGTTGTCGTTGTTCTACTGGATACGCCTCGGCTCCGGCGTCGTGGTGGTGATTTCGGCCTTCATGTTCATCTGGGCCGTCTTGGTTCCCGGCAAGGAACGCCGCGAAAACACCTCCGGCTTCGTACAACCCGCTGAATGATCGACACCAGGCCCCGCCTCATGGCGGGGCTTCATTGCCTGATACAAAGGAAAATGGTCATGAACCCCAGTCTCAGAAATGTTGAAAATGCCGATGTCTCGATCCCACCATACAGCCCGTCCGGTAATGAATGTGCGCTCTTCGAAATGGCCTGGATGCGTAAGCTGCCATTGCTTCTCAAAGGACCGACCGGTTGCGGCAAGACGCGGTTTGTAAGCCATATGGCCGCAAAACTCGGCCTGCCGCTTTCTACGGTTTCCTGCCATGACGATCTGGCGGCTGCCGATCTGACCGGGCGCTATCTGCTGAAAGGCGGCGATACCATATGGGTGGATGGTCCCCTGACCCGCGCCGTGCGTGAAGGCGGCATTTGCTATCTCGACGAGATCGTCGAGGCGCGCAAGGACGTGGCCGTGGTTCTGCATCCGCTGACCGACGACCGCCGCCTTCTGCCATTGGAACGCACCGGCGAACTGCTCGAAGCGCCTGACCGCTTCATGCTCGTCGTGTCGTACAATCCGGGTTACCAGAACCTGTTGAAATCCCTGAAGCCAAGCACGCGCCAGCGCTTCGTCGCCATTGAATTTGACTTCCTGCCCAAGGAACAGGAAATCGCGGTGGTGAGCGAAGAGAGCGGCCTCACGGCTCAAAAGGTTGCGCCACTGGTGGCGCTGGCCCACCGGCTGCGCGGGCTGAAAGGCCACGATCTGGAAGAAGGCGTTTCAACCCGCCTGCTGGTCTACTGCGCCACGCTGATCGACGCCGGAATGCCGCAGCGCGAAGCGGCGCGTGCCGCGATGATCGAGCCGCTGACAGATGAGCCGGATGTCAAGGCCGCTTTGATTGAAGTTGCCGATGCAATGCTGAAATAGGCGGGCATATCATGCTGGATTTTCTGGAACTGGAGGAAACCGTTGGCCGGGCTTGGCACCGCCTGATCGGCAAGACCGGATCGTGGCCGCATTATCCCCAGCACGTTGTGCAACTTGGCGATATTCGCCAGAAGCTTGCCATCTGCTTCCGCGGTTTTGGCGGCGATGTCGCCGTACAGATTGCCCCGGCCCGTGCCCGAACTTCCGGGCACAGGCTGGGATTGCGGCAGCGCATGGCTTTGGGCGAAGAGAAGCTTAGCCAGCCGTTGCGGGATGAAGCGACATTGATGCTGCCGCCCGAAATTGCGCTCTTTCCGGATCGAACGCTCAATTACGATCTCTATGTCTGGCTCACGGGCTATATGGCGGTTATGCCGACTGAAGTGGGCGAGCTTCCGCATGACCCATTGCGCCGTAATCTTGCAGCGCTTGCAGTGGCATCGGATACGGTTGCGAAGACTTGCCGGATATTTCCGGGCCTGCAGAAGCGTTATGCGCGATTGTGCGAAGCGGTGTTGGCTGTGCGCCCCAAACGTCCGCTCTATGGTCTGGAGCAACAAGTGGAGGAGCGCATTCTGGCGCTTCTGAAACAAGGCGCAGGACTGCCGGACGATGGTCTCCCTACGATCTTTCCGCATTGCGCACCCGCGAGCTATCTGCCCGCCCTGCCCGTCCCGCTCTGGCCGGAGTTGATCAGACGCGAAGAGACCGCGCCGCGCGATAACGATGACCAGCCAGTGCTG
This genomic window contains:
- a CDS encoding CbbQ/NirQ/NorQ/GpvN family protein, whose product is MNPSLRNVENADVSIPPYSPSGNECALFEMAWMRKLPLLLKGPTGCGKTRFVSHMAAKLGLPLSTVSCHDDLAAADLTGRYLLKGGDTIWVDGPLTRAVREGGICYLDEIVEARKDVAVVLHPLTDDRRLLPLERTGELLEAPDRFMLVVSYNPGYQNLLKSLKPSTRQRFVAIEFDFLPKEQEIAVVSEESGLTAQKVAPLVALAHRLRGLKGHDLEEGVSTRLLVYCATLIDAGMPQREAARAAMIEPLTDEPDVKAALIEVADAMLK